Proteins encoded within one genomic window of Campylobacter lari:
- a CDS encoding M48 family metallopeptidase, protein MTLITILCIYTAFLVFISYVQISFLKKEREKQAIILNEQDYKNAANIAIENEKYKIFSNLYNLMINISWISFGFLYLKEIFIKENSTLENTLFLLAFLLIISILNLPLSYYESFVKDKKHGFSNMTLALFVKDSIKSLALMLVFGFLIIYALVFCFEFFNTYWWVVAFALSFIIILIINLIYPTLIAPMFNKMKKLEDENLLEKITNLMQKCGFSANGVYVIDASKRDKRLNAYFGGLFKSKRVVLFDTLLNALKEKELIAVLGHELGHFVHKDLLKMLFASALMLFALFFIFAHLPSFFYIESHLDGVNAGVFALLLIFGNIFTFIISPLLNKMSQKNEFNADLHGAKLSSKEDMKNALIALAKENKAFIKTSKIYTFFHLSHPCIYDRIKALQ, encoded by the coding sequence ATGACTTTGATAACTATTTTATGTATTTATACAGCTTTTTTGGTTTTTATATCTTATGTGCAAATTTCTTTTTTAAAAAAAGAAAGAGAAAAACAAGCAATTATTTTAAATGAACAAGATTATAAAAATGCTGCAAATATCGCCATAGAAAATGAAAAATACAAAATCTTTTCTAATCTTTATAATCTGATGATTAACATTTCTTGGATTAGCTTTGGCTTTTTGTATTTAAAAGAAATTTTTATAAAAGAAAATTCTACCTTAGAAAATACTTTATTTTTGCTTGCATTTTTATTGATTATTAGTATTTTAAATTTACCACTTAGTTATTATGAAAGCTTTGTAAAAGATAAAAAACACGGCTTTTCAAATATGACTTTAGCACTTTTTGTTAAAGACAGCATTAAATCTTTAGCTCTAATGCTTGTTTTTGGCTTTTTAATCATCTATGCCTTAGTATTTTGCTTTGAATTTTTTAACACATACTGGTGGGTAGTGGCTTTTGCTCTAAGCTTTATAATTATACTTATTATAAATCTCATCTACCCTACACTTATTGCACCTATGTTTAACAAAATGAAAAAACTTGAAGATGAAAATTTATTAGAAAAAATCACTAATTTAATGCAAAAATGTGGCTTTAGTGCAAATGGTGTTTATGTTATCGATGCAAGCAAAAGAGATAAAAGATTAAATGCTTATTTTGGTGGCTTATTTAAAAGCAAAAGAGTAGTACTTTTTGATACACTTTTAAATGCTTTAAAAGAAAAAGAACTCATTGCTGTTTTGGGTCATGAGCTAGGACATTTTGTGCATAAAGATTTGCTAAAAATGTTATTTGCTAGTGCTTTGATGCTTTTTGCTTTATTTTTCATCTTTGCACATTTACCAAGCTTTTTTTATATTGAAAGTCATTTAGATGGAGTGAATGCTGGAGTTTTTGCACTTTTATTGATTTTTGGAAATATTTTTACTTTTATTATTTCTCCACTGCTTAATAAAATGAGTCAAAAAAATGAATTTAATGCTGACTTACACGGAGCAAAACTAAGCTCTAAAGAAGATATGAAAAATGCTCTCATAGCTTTAGCAAAAGAAAACAAAGCCTTTATTAAAACAAGTAAAATTTATACTTTCTTTCATCTAAGTCATCCTTGTATTTATGATAGAATCAAAGCTTTGCAATGA
- a CDS encoding HemK/PrmC family methyltransferase, with product MSIKQALKQAYAKDPTHKEYILFILCELLQKDKAWIFLNPEFQINEKVFLEYIDRFLNGEPFEYLFQKTQFYGFDFFTKKGVLIPRFDSEILLERCLEILDHNSFKNILEIGFGSGILSICLAKLKQIFIQACDINPKALELAKKNADFHNVSNLINFQLCDFKNIQGNFDFIFSNPPYIKNDYPLDKWVQNEPHNALFGGDKGWEILHEIILFAKNHNTKVLACEFGYDQKTILNKILKENDFKATFYQDYNGFDRAFVAWNLKN from the coding sequence ATTTCAATCAAACAAGCTTTAAAGCAAGCTTACGCAAAAGATCCTACTCACAAAGAATATATACTTTTTATTCTTTGTGAGCTTTTGCAAAAAGATAAAGCTTGGATTTTTTTAAATCCTGAATTTCAAATCAATGAGAAAGTTTTTTTAGAATATATAGATAGATTTTTAAATGGTGAGCCTTTTGAGTATTTATTTCAAAAAACACAATTTTATGGTTTTGATTTTTTTACTAAAAAAGGGGTTTTGATACCGCGTTTTGATAGTGAAATATTACTTGAAAGATGTTTAGAAATTTTAGATCATAACTCTTTTAAAAATATACTTGAAATTGGCTTTGGAAGTGGAATTTTAAGTATTTGCTTAGCAAAGTTAAAACAAATTTTTATACAAGCTTGCGATATTAATCCAAAAGCATTAGAGCTTGCTAAAAAAAATGCAGATTTTCATAATGTTTCAAATTTAATCAATTTTCAACTTTGTGATTTTAAAAATATACAAGGAAATTTTGACTTTATTTTTTCTAATCCTCCTTACATAAAAAATGACTATCCTTTAGATAAATGGGTTCAAAACGAACCACACAATGCTTTGTTTGGTGGAGATAAAGGTTGGGAAATTTTACATGAAATTATTCTTTTTGCCAAAAATCACAACACAAAAGTCTTAGCATGTGAGTTTGGCTATGATCAAAAAACAATTTTAAATAAAATTTTAAAAGAAAATGATTTTAAAGCTACTTTTTATCAAGATTATAATGGATTTGATAGAGCCTTTGTTGCATGGAATTTAAAAAATTAG
- a CDS encoding DUF4149 domain-containing protein — MKSIYLFLLASLIGIEISIGVFLAPTIFYPAKFIGEGVLTHFQSGLLMTHIFVQFGYVLLGVSVLSILIEIFSFKDKNLTFKINFSKFMLSLIILALSLLFVFYFTAYVLEAQSLGEEATKTQEFIKIHGASEVVMKIIMLSQVILFFLNFKTKK, encoded by the coding sequence ATGAAATCAATATATTTATTTTTACTAGCAAGCTTAATTGGGATTGAAATTAGCATAGGTGTATTTTTAGCTCCGACTATATTTTATCCTGCTAAATTCATAGGTGAAGGGGTTTTAACTCATTTTCAAAGTGGGCTTTTAATGACACACATTTTTGTACAATTTGGCTATGTTTTGTTAGGTGTGAGTGTTTTGTCTATTTTAATAGAAATTTTTTCATTTAAAGACAAAAATTTAACTTTTAAAATAAATTTTTCAAAATTTATGCTTTCTTTGATCATTTTGGCACTAAGTTTGCTTTTTGTATTTTACTTCACTGCTTATGTTTTAGAAGCACAAAGTTTAGGAGAAGAAGCAACTAAAACTCAAGAATTTATAAAAATTCATGGTGCAAGTGAAGTTGTGATGAAAATTATCATGTTATCACAAGTAATTTTGTTTTTCTTAAATTTTAAAACAAAAAAATGA
- a CDS encoding flagellin: protein MKIGDIGTTQQNHYLNQAQKSQEKALENIAAIRAIDGSDGANLAIADSLRSQYSTIDQGILNAYDSIGVLQIADSTLNNISATADKLNELSVRSNNAALNDRQKSMLNSEANKLVTSINDAFSNATFNGKNVFQSMDFVVGTGVESINLNQPSTANLSLENQDGIRDFQDQVGSLRADIGAGINAIHSNINSSLQTSINTKEAESKLQNNDLAQNINDFNANYLKENAFLFANAHSNVMLQTKLASLLQ from the coding sequence ATGAAAATAGGCGATATAGGAACAACTCAACAAAATCACTACTTAAATCAAGCTCAAAAAAGCCAAGAAAAAGCTTTAGAAAACATAGCTGCAATCCGTGCTATAGATGGGAGCGATGGAGCAAATTTAGCCATAGCTGATTCTTTAAGAAGTCAATATAGCACTATAGATCAAGGTATTTTAAATGCCTATGATTCCATAGGAGTTTTACAAATTGCTGATTCAACTTTAAATAACATTTCAGCTACCGCAGATAAACTTAATGAACTTTCAGTGCGCTCAAACAATGCTGCTTTAAATGACAGACAAAAAAGTATGCTAAATTCTGAAGCAAACAAACTTGTAACTTCAATCAATGATGCTTTTTCTAATGCGACTTTTAATGGAAAAAATGTATTTCAGAGTATGGATTTTGTTGTTGGTACTGGGGTTGAAAGTATTAATTTAAATCAACCAAGCACAGCAAATTTAAGCCTTGAAAATCAAGACGGAATTCGTGATTTTCAAGATCAAGTAGGTTCTTTACGCGCAGATATTGGTGCTGGAATTAACGCTATCCATTCTAATATCAACTCATCTTTGCAAACTAGTATTAACACTAAAGAAGCTGAAAGCAAATTACAAAATAATGACTTAGCTCAAAATATCAATGATTTTAATGCAAATTACCTAAAAGAAAATGCATTTTTATTTGCAAATGCTCATTCAAATGTAATGTTACAAACTAAACTAGCAAGCCTACTTCAATAA
- the cmoB gene encoding tRNA 5-methoxyuridine(34)/uridine 5-oxyacetic acid(34) synthase CmoB, which yields MQNNALFKQVLKHPLYEKIQKLSKKIQNSNYLINESFDIFCDKSLDDEIKNITLELKPWRKGPFKINDLFIDTEWQSFIKFNILKPYMQEINGKIVADIGCNNGYYMFKMLEFNPSKLIGFDPSIKYYLQFLLLNSIAKTPIQYELLGVADVPNYGIKFDVIFCLGVIYHRSDPIAMLKQLKQSLNKDGIVFLDTMYIEDEREIALIPQKTYSKIPNIFFIPSILGLRNWCYRAGFSEFEVITTKQTDLLEQRKTQWIDSYSLDQFLDKNDSNLTCEGYEAPKRVYVKLKV from the coding sequence ATGCAAAATAATGCTTTATTTAAGCAAGTTTTAAAACATCCTTTATATGAAAAAATCCAAAAACTTAGTAAAAAAATTCAAAATTCAAATTACCTTATAAATGAAAGTTTTGATATTTTTTGTGATAAAAGTTTAGATGATGAGATCAAGAATATCACTTTAGAATTAAAACCTTGGCGTAAAGGACCTTTTAAAATTAATGATTTATTTATAGATACAGAATGGCAAAGTTTTATCAAATTTAATATTTTAAAGCCTTATATGCAAGAAATAAATGGCAAAATAGTAGCAGATATTGGCTGCAATAATGGTTATTATATGTTTAAAATGCTTGAATTTAATCCTTCAAAGCTCATAGGTTTTGATCCTTCTATTAAGTATTATTTGCAATTTTTACTTTTAAACTCCATTGCAAAAACTCCTATACAATATGAGCTTTTAGGCGTAGCTGATGTACCAAATTATGGCATAAAATTTGATGTGATTTTTTGTCTTGGAGTGATTTATCATCGTAGTGATCCCATAGCCATGCTAAAACAACTCAAACAATCTTTAAATAAAGACGGCATAGTCTTTTTAGACACTATGTATATAGAAGATGAAAGAGAAATAGCACTTATTCCTCAAAAAACTTACTCAAAAATACCAAATATTTTTTTCATTCCGTCGATATTAGGTTTAAGAAATTGGTGTTATAGAGCTGGATTTAGTGAATTTGAAGTTATAACAACTAAACAAACCGATCTTTTAGAACAAAGAAAAACACAATGGATTGATTCTTATTCTTTAGATCAATTTTTAGATAAAAATGATTCAAATTTAACTTGCGAAGGCTATGAAGCACCAAAAAGAGTTTATGTTAAATTAAAGGTGTAA
- a CDS encoding thermonuclease family protein, with protein sequence MKFSRKQIKLFINLLKDPKKFLIALFLVAFAYVLNYDSGSYINAKVSRVVDGDTIEAKFENEKLKIRLFGIDAPESDQAYGKMATQFLKAIVLNKEVVLNVKDEDKYGRILAIVYLNDKDINQVMVKNGFAWAYEHYSDLYINEQNYAKINKKGLWESENPIEPYKWRKQIRLK encoded by the coding sequence ATGAAATTTTCTAGGAAACAAATTAAATTATTTATAAACTTATTAAAAGATCCGAAGAAATTTTTAATCGCACTTTTTTTAGTTGCTTTTGCTTATGTTTTAAACTATGATAGTGGTTCATATATCAATGCTAAAGTAAGTCGTGTAGTAGATGGAGATACTATTGAGGCTAAATTCGAAAATGAAAAGCTTAAAATCAGACTTTTTGGTATAGATGCGCCTGAGAGTGATCAAGCTTATGGAAAGATGGCTACGCAATTTCTAAAAGCTATTGTATTAAATAAAGAAGTAGTTTTAAATGTAAAAGATGAGGATAAATATGGTAGAATTTTAGCCATTGTATATTTAAATGATAAAGATATTAATCAAGTTATGGTTAAAAATGGTTTTGCTTGGGCGTATGAGCATTATAGTGATTTATATATAAATGAGCAAAATTATGCCAAGATAAATAAAAAAGGATTATGGGAAAGTGAAAATCCTATAGAGCCTTATAAATGGCGTAAACAAATAAGATTAAAATAG
- a CDS encoding M20/M25/M40 family metallo-hydrolase, protein MQEIIQNFKQIAQIPHCSFKTEELKNFLIDFAKSQNCQVSVDEAGNIHAHKGNPKICLQSHYDMVCMGEAPNIQIYEENGYLKAKNSSLGADNGIGVSLMMQALKDFENIECLFTNDEEVGLCGANNLTHTLISSKLLNLDHESDDEVVIGCAGGVDIFASLNLEIDEKEEDCYEIEAIDFKGGHSGIDIVKNIKSSIKEVSYFITQNQGELCEFKAGERINSIPKHAKVIAFFKNPPKENDHFKVNYIGKIKRTYYKNSQVILNLINAFAQGVRTFNHQLNLVQTSINLSLAYEKDSKFHFELFARSNDLQELKNIEFETLTYFKMQNCEVSSANFYPPWANKDTKFGEEILSYFKKENPNAKLYTIHAGLECGIISEKQPLECCSIGPNIHSPHSTDEKCEIASIEKISKILYVILKYYQ, encoded by the coding sequence ATGCAAGAAATTATACAAAATTTTAAACAAATTGCTCAAATACCTCATTGTAGTTTCAAAACCGAAGAATTGAAAAATTTTCTCATTGATTTTGCTAAAAGTCAAAATTGCCAAGTAAGCGTTGATGAAGCAGGTAATATCCACGCACACAAAGGAAATCCTAAAATTTGTTTACAAAGTCATTATGATATGGTTTGCATGGGAGAAGCTCCAAATATACAAATATATGAAGAAAACGGATATTTAAAGGCTAAAAATTCAAGCTTAGGTGCAGATAATGGCATAGGAGTATCACTAATGATGCAAGCTTTAAAAGATTTTGAAAATATAGAATGTCTTTTTACTAATGATGAAGAAGTTGGACTTTGTGGAGCAAACAATCTCACCCATACTTTGATCTCAAGCAAGCTTTTAAATTTAGACCACGAAAGCGATGATGAAGTTGTTATAGGTTGTGCTGGTGGGGTAGATATTTTTGCTAGTTTAAACTTAGAAATAGATGAAAAAGAAGAAGATTGTTATGAGATAGAAGCAATTGATTTTAAAGGTGGGCACTCGGGAATTGATATTGTTAAAAACATTAAATCTTCTATTAAAGAAGTGAGCTATTTTATCACTCAAAATCAAGGGGAACTTTGCGAATTTAAAGCAGGTGAAAGAATAAATTCTATACCAAAACATGCTAAAGTTATAGCATTTTTTAAAAATCCTCCAAAAGAAAATGATCATTTTAAAGTAAATTATATAGGTAAAATCAAAAGAACATATTATAAAAATTCTCAAGTTATTTTAAATCTCATTAATGCTTTTGCACAAGGAGTTAGAACTTTTAATCATCAATTAAATTTAGTTCAAACAAGTATCAATCTTTCATTAGCTTATGAAAAAGATAGCAAATTTCATTTTGAGCTTTTTGCAAGATCTAATGATTTACAAGAACTTAAAAACATAGAATTTGAAACCTTAACTTATTTTAAGATGCAAAACTGCGAAGTTTCAAGTGCAAATTTTTATCCACCGTGGGCTAATAAAGATACTAAATTTGGAGAAGAAATTCTAAGTTATTTTAAAAAAGAAAACCCAAACGCCAAGCTTTACACTATACATGCTGGTTTAGAATGTGGTATTATAAGTGAAAAACAACCTTTAGAATGTTGCTCAATAGGACCAAATATCCATAGCCCTCACTCAACAGATGAAAAATGTGAAATAGCTTCTATTGAAAAAATCAGTAAAATTCTTTATGTAATCTTAAAATATTATCAATAA
- a CDS encoding anaerobic C4-dicarboxylate transporter, whose translation MEILTSLSEGVQFSIQLIVVLICLFYGAKKGGIALGLLGGIGLLVLSFGFAVAPGKPSIDVMLTILAVVVASATLQASGGLDVMLQIAEKVLRKNPKFLTILAPFVTCILTMLCGTGHVVYTMMPIIYDIAIKNGIRPERPMAASSISSQLGIIASPVSVAVVSLTALLLNPEINKHPLAGFDGYVDLLAITIPSTLVGVLAIGIFSWFRGKDLDKDEDFQAKIKNPEQREYIYGDSKTLLGQKLPTIQWVAMWIFLGAIAIVAILGAFPELRPQFTSKGVTKPMNMVATIQMFMLLAGAALIIFTKLDASKIAKNEIFKSGMIALVAVFGISWMADTMFAVHTPMMKESLGNIVIEHPWTYAIMLLLISKFVNSQAAAIAAFVPLALGIGVEPGIIIAFAAACYGYYILPTYPSDLATIQFDRSGTTKIGKFVINHSFILPGLIGVIVSCIVGYFLALGAGYL comes from the coding sequence ATGGAAATACTAACTAGCCTTAGCGAAGGTGTTCAATTTAGTATTCAACTAATTGTTGTTCTTATTTGTCTTTTTTATGGGGCAAAAAAAGGCGGTATCGCTCTAGGCTTATTAGGCGGTATAGGTTTATTAGTTTTAAGTTTTGGTTTTGCTGTAGCACCTGGAAAACCTTCTATTGATGTTATGCTTACCATTTTAGCTGTTGTTGTTGCTAGTGCAACTTTACAAGCTAGTGGTGGTTTGGATGTAATGTTGCAAATTGCAGAAAAAGTTCTAAGAAAAAATCCTAAATTCTTAACTATTTTGGCACCATTTGTAACTTGCATTCTTACCATGCTTTGTGGAACTGGGCATGTTGTCTATACTATGATGCCTATTATTTATGACATTGCTATTAAAAATGGTATTCGCCCAGAAAGACCAATGGCTGCTTCTAGTATTTCTTCACAACTTGGTATTATCGCAAGTCCTGTTTCAGTTGCAGTTGTAAGCTTAACAGCCCTACTTTTAAATCCAGAAATTAATAAACATCCTTTAGCAGGATTTGATGGCTATGTAGATTTACTTGCTATTACTATACCTTCTACCTTAGTAGGTGTTTTGGCTATAGGAATTTTTTCTTGGTTTAGGGGAAAAGATCTTGATAAAGATGAGGATTTTCAAGCTAAGATTAAAAATCCAGAACAAAGAGAATATATCTATGGCGATAGTAAAACTCTTCTTGGACAAAAACTTCCAACTATCCAATGGGTAGCTATGTGGATTTTCCTAGGTGCTATTGCTATAGTAGCTATACTTGGAGCTTTTCCAGAGCTTAGACCGCAATTTACCTCAAAAGGCGTTACCAAGCCTATGAATATGGTAGCAACTATTCAAATGTTTATGCTTTTAGCAGGTGCAGCGCTAATCATTTTTACCAAACTTGATGCAAGCAAAATTGCAAAAAATGAAATTTTTAAATCCGGTATGATAGCCTTAGTAGCTGTTTTTGGAATTTCTTGGATGGCAGATACAATGTTTGCAGTGCATACTCCTATGATGAAAGAATCTTTAGGTAATATCGTTATAGAACATCCTTGGACTTATGCTATTATGCTTTTACTTATTTCTAAATTTGTTAATTCTCAAGCAGCAGCAATTGCAGCTTTTGTGCCACTTGCACTAGGAATTGGTGTTGAACCAGGTATTATCATTGCTTTTGCAGCAGCTTGCTATGGATACTACATTTTACCAACTTATCCAAGCGATCTTGCAACTATACAATTTGATAGATCAGGTACTACAAAAATAGGTAAATTTGTTATCAATCATAGCTTTATCTTACCAGGATTAATTGGTGTGATTGTTTCTTGTATAGTAGGTTATTTTTTAGCTTTAGGAGCAGGATATTTATAA
- a CDS encoding aryl-sulfate sulfotransferase — MKISKIVSSILLAGSVVMVVPSVSLAMGGPSGAKIDWEIQGKIGAVKMNPYGLSPLSAVIMDGGYKLSDVSVTIIPKPNGQTISYKVSPSKIKTYGGIPVFGLYPSYFNTVKVSYTKTAFGKSEKVVDEVYKIATGGVNIEPSGSIMQRGVPFEKVEVIKVDKGFEDRLYLVNNAPGKQSGKGSQSVWNNPTGGAMEWDENSNAFIIDTKGEIRWYFDNDKLMDWNNIYNRGIMMGFRQNTDGALTWGFGQRYVKYDLMGREIFNRLLPSSYIDFSHSMDNMQNGNYLLRVASANVKRPDGKNVRSVRDVIVEVDKNGNVVDEWRLFEILDPYRANVIKALDQGAVCLNIDASKAGVTLSDEDLAKMDASDSFGDIAGTGVGRNWAHVNSVDYDPSDDSIIISSRHQSAIIKIGRDKKVKWILGAHKGWGEKYKKTLLQPVDKNGKKIVCEDEYSKCPGYENEEGGFDFTWTQHTAFRIDEKSDKRYIYITAFDNGDARGIEQPAFASMKYSRAVVYKIDQKNKTVEQIWEYGKQRGNEWFSPVTSLAEYHKDKNSIMVYSATARMSFDLSKGAAVGEPKPEIDEFKWGAKEPSVQIRFSGASTGYQAMPIDLEKAFK, encoded by the coding sequence ATGAAGATTAGTAAAATTGTAAGTAGTATTTTGCTTGCTGGTAGTGTTGTTATGGTAGTGCCTAGTGTTTCTTTGGCTATGGGTGGACCTAGTGGTGCTAAAATTGATTGGGAAATTCAAGGCAAAATTGGCGCAGTAAAGATGAATCCTTATGGTCTATCTCCGCTTAGTGCTGTAATTATGGATGGTGGATATAAACTAAGTGATGTAAGCGTAACTATAATTCCAAAACCAAATGGGCAAACTATATCTTATAAGGTTAGCCCTAGTAAAATTAAAACTTATGGGGGAATTCCTGTTTTTGGACTTTATCCATCATATTTTAATACAGTAAAAGTAAGTTATACCAAAACTGCTTTTGGAAAGAGTGAAAAAGTAGTAGATGAGGTATATAAAATAGCAACTGGTGGAGTTAATATAGAGCCAAGTGGAAGTATTATGCAAAGAGGTGTGCCTTTTGAAAAAGTAGAAGTGATTAAAGTAGATAAAGGTTTTGAAGATAGGTTGTATTTGGTTAATAATGCTCCAGGGAAACAAAGTGGAAAAGGCTCTCAATCTGTTTGGAATAACCCAACAGGTGGTGCAATGGAATGGGATGAGAATTCAAATGCATTTATCATTGATACAAAAGGTGAAATTCGTTGGTATTTTGACAATGATAAATTAATGGATTGGAATAATATTTACAACCGTGGTATTATGATGGGATTTAGGCAAAATACTGATGGGGCTTTAACTTGGGGTTTTGGACAAAGATATGTTAAATATGATTTAATGGGTAGAGAAATTTTCAATCGTCTTTTACCTTCTTCTTATATAGATTTTTCTCATTCTATGGATAATATGCAAAATGGAAATTATCTTTTAAGGGTGGCTTCTGCCAATGTTAAGCGTCCTGATGGTAAAAATGTGCGTTCAGTGCGCGATGTGATAGTAGAAGTTGATAAAAATGGTAATGTAGTAGATGAGTGGAGATTGTTTGAAATTTTAGATCCATATAGAGCAAATGTAATCAAAGCATTAGATCAAGGTGCTGTTTGTTTAAATATTGATGCGAGTAAAGCAGGGGTTACTTTAAGTGATGAGGATTTAGCTAAAATGGATGCAAGTGATTCTTTTGGTGATATAGCAGGTACTGGAGTAGGGCGTAACTGGGCTCATGTAAATAGCGTAGATTATGATCCAAGTGATGATAGTATTATTATTTCAAGTCGTCATCAAAGTGCTATTATAAAAATAGGACGCGATAAAAAAGTAAAATGGATACTAGGAGCACACAAAGGCTGGGGAGAAAAATACAAAAAAACACTTTTACAACCTGTTGATAAAAATGGCAAAAAGATAGTTTGTGAAGATGAGTATAGTAAATGTCCAGGATATGAAAACGAAGAAGGTGGTTTTGATTTTACATGGACACAGCATACTGCTTTTAGAATAGATGAAAAATCTGACAAAAGATATATTTATATCACAGCTTTTGATAATGGCGATGCAAGAGGTATAGAGCAACCTGCTTTTGCTTCAATGAAATACTCAAGAGCAGTTGTGTATAAAATAGATCAAAAAAATAAAACCGTAGAACAAATTTGGGAGTATGGAAAGCAAAGAGGCAATGAATGGTTTTCACCTGTCACTTCTTTAGCAGAATACCATAAAGATAAAAATTCCATCATGGTTTATAGTGCTACTGCTAGAATGTCATTTGACTTAAGCAAGGGTGCTGCTGTAGGTGAGCCAAAACCTGAAATAGATGAATTTAAATGGGGAGCTAAAGAACCTTCAGTACAAATTCGCTTTAGCGGAGCAAGTACTGGTTATCAAGCTATGCCTATTGATTTAGAAAAAGCATTTAAATAA
- the dsbI gene encoding protein-disulfide oxidoreductase DsbI produces MSSCPISKITTWQNTRVPWLIMVIAMVGLTFIAHFLFQEYLYMEPCEQCVYIRFAMLTMAFGGILALIDPKNDYLKIFAYTFVFWGIWLGIEYCITLNHIHEVVHSENPFAGVDGCREIPIYPFNLPLHEWALGWFLPTGECGMDTPIVPEDVYGSLNAFQKFFVGNPPNFEDGLYSNGWYLIPSMEFMNMAICCLLAFVVCLVILGSMFVSYTFSHSKAKFYALIVLILVVLLKILGEPSVQIA; encoded by the coding sequence ATGAGTTCTTGTCCTATTAGTAAAATCACCACTTGGCAAAATACAAGAGTTCCTTGGTTGATAATGGTTATAGCTATGGTAGGCTTAACTTTTATAGCACACTTTTTGTTTCAAGAATACCTTTATATGGAGCCTTGTGAGCAGTGTGTTTATATAAGATTTGCTATGTTAACTATGGCTTTTGGTGGTATTTTAGCCTTGATAGATCCTAAAAATGATTATCTAAAAATTTTTGCTTATACTTTTGTATTTTGGGGTATATGGCTTGGTATAGAGTATTGTATTACTCTTAATCATATCCATGAGGTAGTACATTCAGAAAATCCTTTTGCTGGTGTTGATGGGTGTAGAGAAATTCCTATATATCCTTTTAATTTACCATTGCATGAATGGGCACTAGGATGGTTTTTACCAACAGGTGAGTGTGGTATGGATACACCTATAGTGCCTGAAGATGTTTATGGTAGTTTAAATGCTTTTCAGAAATTTTTTGTTGGAAATCCTCCAAATTTTGAAGATGGTTTGTATAGTAATGGTTGGTATTTGATTCCTAGTATGGAATTTATGAATATGGCGATTTGTTGTTTGTTGGCTTTTGTTGTTTGTTTGGTGATTTTAGGAAGCATGTTTGTTTCTTATACATTTTCACATTCTAAGGCTAAATTTTATGCTTTGATTGTTTTAATATTAGTAGTTTTGCTAAAAATTTTAGGTGAGCCAAGTGTGCAAATAGCTTAA
- a CDS encoding thiol:disulfide interchange protein DsbA/DsbL, whose amino-acid sequence MKFNLNNLSKAMAAVAFVLGVSANALSEGKEYVVLKTPIPNAQNSLIEVFSYRCTHCYDHHKFNTMSKVKEKLPQLTYKFYPVSSMGDYGKQANEIFAFAAFKDEQNKVSQSDKNSLTHKASEAYFNAYFKKKQRWGNGANPEAFYEVGLKAISASKEDLDNFLKTPEASEILKSYENANDISKNYGTPAFVVNGKYQIIPQAITSPQALIEITEELSKM is encoded by the coding sequence ATGAAATTCAACTTAAATAATTTGTCAAAAGCAATGGCGGCAGTTGCTTTTGTTCTTGGTGTGAGTGCAAATGCACTTAGTGAGGGTAAAGAGTATGTGGTTTTAAAAACACCTATCCCAAATGCTCAAAATTCTTTAATAGAAGTATTTTCTTATCGTTGCACACATTGTTATGATCATCATAAGTTTAATACCATGTCAAAAGTCAAAGAAAAATTACCACAATTAACTTATAAATTTTATCCTGTTAGCTCTATGGGTGATTATGGTAAGCAAGCTAATGAAATTTTTGCTTTTGCTGCTTTTAAAGATGAGCAAAATAAAGTAAGTCAAAGCGATAAAAATAGTTTAACTCATAAAGCTTCTGAAGCATATTTTAATGCTTATTTTAAGAAAAAACAAAGATGGGGAAATGGAGCCAATCCTGAAGCGTTTTATGAAGTAGGATTAAAAGCAATTTCAGCAAGCAAAGAAGATTTAGATAACTTTTTAAAAACTCCTGAGGCTAGTGAAATTTTAAAATCTTATGAAAATGCTAATGATATCTCTAAAAACTATGGTACACCTGCATTTGTGGTAAATGGTAAATACCAAATCATACCACAAGCTATCACATCTCCACAAGCTTTAATAGAAATAACAGAAGAATTAAGCAAGATGTGA